A window of Desulfobotulus pelophilus genomic DNA:
ACCTTGCATAAAAAGTCAAGGAGGCACCATGCCAATAGTATCAGCAACAGAAGCGCGTTCAAATCTTTACAGGCTTATTGATCAAGCATCCACATCCCATGAGCCTGTCATTATTACAGGCAAAAGAGGAAACGCTGTGCTTCTCTCAGAAGAAGACTGGAAAGCCATTCAAGAGACCCTGTTTCTTCTAAACATTCCAAATATGCGTGAATCGATTCGGGAAGGGCTTGAAACTCCAATAGGCGATTGTAATGAGGAGCTTGA
This region includes:
- a CDS encoding type II toxin-antitoxin system Phd/YefM family antitoxin codes for the protein MPIVSATEARSNLYRLIDQASTSHEPVIITGKRGNAVLLSEEDWKAIQETLFLLNIPNMRESIREGLETPIGDCNEELDW